The Comamonas testosteroni genome contains the following window.
TTGCGTGAATATCTTGGCAATCAGTATGCTTTTCTGGAACGTGCCAGCCAAGGTATGAATGGCGTGCTCGATGAATTTCAGGAAGATGTGGCAGCCAACTGGAAAGTTGTCATTGAAAACTCACTGGAGGGCTATCACGTCCCTGCCGTGCATACCCGCACTTTTGGCGAAATTGACGGCATGAGCCGAGAAGCGCAAGCACCCATCTTCTTCCTGGATGACCCACTACATAGCCACCTAGAGCACGCCGCCGAACCGGATTGGGTGGCAAGATTTGCCCGCACTGAGCGCAAGATTGGCCAATGGCCGTGGCGCTTTGAGCATTACACGCACCATCTGATTTTCCCGAATCTGACCATCACGTCGTTCATGGGCTACAGCTTTCATGTGCAGCGCTTCGACCCATTCACCGTAGACAAGACCCGGGTGCATTCGCGCGCCGTCGGTGTGTGCTTGCGCAATAGCACAGAAGTTGGCGCGAAGATGATGGAGCGGATTTACGCTGACGGCCACGCCTTCACACGCAAGGTGTTTGCAGAGGATGGGGACATCTGTCGCAAAGTACAAGCAGGGTTGGAGCAGGCTACACGCCCTGCCGTGCTGGGACTTGGCATTGAAGACCGGGTCGCGCACTTCCATCAAGCCTATTTCCGATGCTTACCTAAGGCATCGCAAAATAATGAGCACTTGGCCCCTGCAAAACATGAATTGCAGAACGTTTGATTTCAGAATGCCTTGCCCATCAGCCGCGATCTGCTTCTATTTAAATAGCAAGCCAGTTCACGGAACCGATTGCGATGGCAGGACATGGATATGACCACACCACATGGCATTGTTTGCCTGCCAGATCTACTGCGCGGCGTAAACAGCTTCTCGACAGCATTTTTCGATCTGGTGCGCGAGCCGATCCATCAAGGCGCAGGGTTAACGGTAGGCTGCCCTCCCGGGGGCAAAAAACCGCATAGTTTGGCCCCAGGCTTTGACGTCGCGGAGTTCCGTACCCGAGCCGGAGCACCCCCACATATCTTCAAAGACAACGATGCCCGACAGGCTCAATGGTTCTTGAGCTACCACGATCTATCGGACAGCGCGATCGACTACCTTTTCGACCATCTGCCCGCAGCACACATGCTGCTGTCCTTTGAACTGCCGCCTTGGCTGGCACAGGCCTGTATCGCACGAGGTGTGGATTTCCTGGACATACGGCCGTCTCCTTTGCGCTTTGGCCGTGACCTGTACGTGGCGCTGCGCAGCAATCGCCCAGAGATACTGCAGCGCATCAGTGCCCATACAGTGCTCGAAGAAGAGCTGCGCCTGGAAGCCGCAGTGCTGGGGGCCAATGTGCGCATGCACAAAGAACGTTTGCAAAGCGAACGGGGCTTTGCGTTCGAAGACCTGGAAGACAGCCTGCTGTTCATCGCCCAGGCTCCTTACGACGCCTCATTGCTTGCACCGAATGGCAAGTCGTTGCGCGCCAGTGACTTTGCCGACCAACTGCGGGAGATGAGCCGGGGGCGACGCCTGCTGCACAAAGGCCACCCCTTCGCGCCCGACTTTGCCCAGCAGGAACGCGCCGCACTGCGTAAGATCACCGGCCAACAACCACGGCCATGCCTGCAAAATGCCTACCAAATTCTCAGCAGCGACGAAGACCTGGCGCTGGTCGGAATCTCGTCAAGCCTGCTTCAAGAGGCTCGCTGGTTCGGCAAAGCCGCCACCGCACTCTACCGGCCCCTTGTCCCACTAGCGGCTCCTGAGACACCAACCACCGATACATATCAGCAGGTACATTTCCACACCCTCCTGTCCCCAGCCTTCTGGCACCAAGTGCTCAGCCCCCAAGGTCCTGCACCACGCCTGGCAGCGTTGCCCCAACTGGCCCATAACCATGCGCGAGAAACAATTGATCACTGGTGGGACTACTCGAAGGCAATGACCTGGGAGCGCAGCCTCCCTATCGAGTCCTTTGAACGCTCTGGCGGAGGTCTGCTGCGCCAGCGCATTGAGACTCTGGAACGTTCATTCGCCCAGCTATCCACGGCGCAAGACGGGAACCACGTAGAGACACTCAAAGCCGTAGGCATTGCGCCCGATACGCAACGCTGGCAGAACATGGATGCTCGGCATCTGAAAGAGTTGACAGATCCACAAGAAGCTGCGGCACTGTTCAAGCACAGCGTGCGCATGGTGGAGATTGAGGTTTCCTCTTATTGCAACCGCAAGTGCTGGTTCTGCCCGAATGCCACTTATGACCGGATGTCCGATAACAAGCTGATGTCGGCGGAGATGTATTCATCAATCCTGCGGCAGTTGGCATCCATTGGCTACGACGAAACCATTACATACAGTCGCTACAACGAGCCGCTGGCGGACAAAATGATTCTGGAGCGCATCGCCGAAGCACGGCGCATGCTGCCCGATGCACAGCTGCACACCAATACCAATGGCGACTATCTGGATCTTGAATACGTCGAGCAGCTTTATGCAGTGGGCCTGCGCAGCCTCAACATCCAGATTTACCTGGGCAACAAAGAGCGTTACGACCATGCAAAGATCAAGGCTGCCGGCGACAAGACTCTGAAGCGCGTACAACTGCCTCACACCTTGGTGCGAGATACACCGGGCGAATGGTACGAGCAACGGCTGCATTACCGCGACATGTCTATCCGCCTCTATGGCCGTAATTTCGAGACAGGTGGTACCAGTCGTGGTGGAGAAGTGCCCATCCACATGGATTACCAGCGCACATCTCCCTGCCTGATCCCTTTCTGGGCGGTCTATATCGATCACGATGGCTCCACCGTGCCATGCTGCAATTTCCGCTCCGACATACCCGCTCATGCGGACTATGTGATCGGCAAACTGACGCAGCAACCAGACCTTTTTCTGCAATACGCCAGCCGCTTTGCTGCCAACTTTCGTGCCAGCCTCATCAAGGATGGTGTGAAAGAGGGTCTGTGCAGCAACTGCCACTACGCGGAAGAAAAGCCAAGCCAGGAGCAAACCGCACAACTGGCATGCATGCTTGCGGGCAAGGGGCACTGATGGGTACCGCGCCTCTCACCCTTGCCCTGCGGGACTCACTGCGCCAACGCGGCTTTGCCATGGACGGGAGCTTTACGGGAGCAGCCACACCGTCCGCTGATTTGTATATCGAAACGCCAGCCAGCAGCAGCGCCTTGTTGGGGTTGGGCTACCCTCTGCGCATCGGTGCCTTCAGCCACCTGAATGGCGGTTTCATCCAGAACGCAACCATAGGCCGTTATTGCTCTTTCGCACGGGACGTGCAGATCGGGCACGGCAGCCATCCTGCTGATTGGCTATCCGTTTCACCGCTGCAATACAACCCTGATTACCGAGGCTGGCTGGAAATCTCCGGGCTGGCGCCCATGCCGGGCACCACACCATTCCAATGGGCTATCCACACAACCATCGGCTCCGATGTTTGGCTGGGAAACGGCGTGTTTGTACAGGACGGTGTGACTATCGGCCACGGCGCCATCGTGGGTGCTCGCAGTGTGGTGACGCACGATGTGCCACCTTACGCCATCGTTGCAGGCAACCCGGCGCGGCTGATACGAATGCGTTTTTCGGATGCCATCATCGAACGGTTACTAAGAGCCGAATGGTGGCGCTACGCCATCTCGGATTTTGGGTCACTGGATTTTTCCAATATTGAGGAAGCACTGGATAGGATCGAAGCGCGTATCGCCAGCGGTACTTTGCGAGAATTTACTCCTGCCATCATAGACGTGAATACTTTCTACAAGGAATCGTGACTATCCTACCGGGACTGGTCAGATAGTTGCTTGAAGCGTGTTCAAAGTTTTTGGCGATATGAGAAGCCTACAGGATGACTTTGAACACGCTCTTACGCGCTTGTCTGAAATTTCACAGCAAGTCCGACGAAATAATTGCGGCACACGTCTGTCCCTTGAATGCGGTGCTAGTCACTGACAATACCCGGCAATTCCAGCACATTTCTCATCTCCCCTTGGAGAATTGGTTACGCGAAGGGCAAAGTCATTGACCTAAGCTGCCCATGGTCTTGGCAACGACAGCACACAAACGCAAACGCTGCTGCTGCGCCATCCCCAGAAAGAACGGCAGCCCCAACAATGTCTGCTCCAAATCCATTACATTCGGCATATCCAGTGACAAGCACCGCTTCTGCAGCACATCCATGTGCTGCAGAAGCGGCTGGTACCAGCGCCGCGTCATGATGTTTGCCTGCTGGCAGGCCTGCTCCAGCATGACTCGTACCTCCGCATCCGGCTGCCGCGCGCACAACAGCGTGGGAGCCATGAGAGGGCCTCCAGGACCTTGGGCCTGCCAGGTGAGGTTATAGCCACTGGCTTGATCCAGCTCATGCATCAAATCAGTCTGCAGCTCACGCCGTTTCTGCGCATGCAGCTCCCATTTTTGCAATGAAATCAGGCAAATGGCGGCGTGGTATTCGCTCATCTTGGCGTTGCTGCCAAGGCTGGCCAACGCACCCACGGG
Protein-coding sequences here:
- a CDS encoding aromatic ring-hydroxylating oxygenase subunit alpha gives rise to the protein MSQPQILPAWYRSSEHYVDIEYEAIFKHSWLFACLTLELEGKAHYGVRLGNTELLLQLDEEGHPRAFLNVCTHRHAKLCEPGQHKGPVRCPYHSWVFNKQGIPTGIPSKQCFPQVVAAPEKYRLAEFACEVVGQFIFVRLSSEGPGLREYLGNQYAFLERASQGMNGVLDEFQEDVAANWKVVIENSLEGYHVPAVHTRTFGEIDGMSREAQAPIFFLDDPLHSHLEHAAEPDWVARFARTERKIGQWPWRFEHYTHHLIFPNLTITSFMGYSFHVQRFDPFTVDKTRVHSRAVGVCLRNSTEVGAKMMERIYADGHAFTRKVFAEDGDICRKVQAGLEQATRPAVLGLGIEDRVAHFHQAYFRCLPKASQNNEHLAPAKHELQNV
- a CDS encoding radical SAM/SPASM domain-containing protein, with protein sequence MTTPHGIVCLPDLLRGVNSFSTAFFDLVREPIHQGAGLTVGCPPGGKKPHSLAPGFDVAEFRTRAGAPPHIFKDNDARQAQWFLSYHDLSDSAIDYLFDHLPAAHMLLSFELPPWLAQACIARGVDFLDIRPSPLRFGRDLYVALRSNRPEILQRISAHTVLEEELRLEAAVLGANVRMHKERLQSERGFAFEDLEDSLLFIAQAPYDASLLAPNGKSLRASDFADQLREMSRGRRLLHKGHPFAPDFAQQERAALRKITGQQPRPCLQNAYQILSSDEDLALVGISSSLLQEARWFGKAATALYRPLVPLAAPETPTTDTYQQVHFHTLLSPAFWHQVLSPQGPAPRLAALPQLAHNHARETIDHWWDYSKAMTWERSLPIESFERSGGGLLRQRIETLERSFAQLSTAQDGNHVETLKAVGIAPDTQRWQNMDARHLKELTDPQEAAALFKHSVRMVEIEVSSYCNRKCWFCPNATYDRMSDNKLMSAEMYSSILRQLASIGYDETITYSRYNEPLADKMILERIAEARRMLPDAQLHTNTNGDYLDLEYVEQLYAVGLRSLNIQIYLGNKERYDHAKIKAAGDKTLKRVQLPHTLVRDTPGEWYEQRLHYRDMSIRLYGRNFETGGTSRGGEVPIHMDYQRTSPCLIPFWAVYIDHDGSTVPCCNFRSDIPAHADYVIGKLTQQPDLFLQYASRFAANFRASLIKDGVKEGLCSNCHYAEEKPSQEQTAQLACMLAGKGH
- a CDS encoding antibiotic acetyltransferase — translated: MGTAPLTLALRDSLRQRGFAMDGSFTGAATPSADLYIETPASSSALLGLGYPLRIGAFSHLNGGFIQNATIGRYCSFARDVQIGHGSHPADWLSVSPLQYNPDYRGWLEISGLAPMPGTTPFQWAIHTTIGSDVWLGNGVFVQDGVTIGHGAIVGARSVVTHDVPPYAIVAGNPARLIRMRFSDAIIERLLRAEWWRYAISDFGSLDFSNIEEALDRIEARIASGTLREFTPAIIDVNTFYKES